One window of the Cryptomeria japonica chromosome 7, Sugi_1.0, whole genome shotgun sequence genome contains the following:
- the LOC131856839 gene encoding E3 ubiquitin-protein ligase COP1-like — MLVSGSDDCKVNVWCTRQDASILTIDVKANICCVQCNPGSRNYIAVGLADCNIHYYDLRRINEPLYVFRGNRKEVSYIKFISTNELASASIDSALRLLDVKENCHVRTFKGHTNKHNFVSLTVNGEYIACRSETNEVFVYHKAISKAAACYNFDGLDLDNSDHKASHFISVITWKSRNPTMSAANDQKRHEKSQKTFRKCISGQRHLSHIPCGGELFDI, encoded by the coding sequence ATGCTTGTCTCAGGCAGCGATGATTGCAAGGTTAACGTATGGTGCACAAGGCAAGATGCAAGTATTCTCACCATAGACGTGAAAGCAAATATCTGTTGTGTGCAGTGTAATCCAGGCTCAAGAAATTATATTGCGGTTGGTTTAGCAGATTGTAACATTCATTATTATGACTTAAGAAGGATCAACGAACCATTATATGTATTTAGAGGTAACAGGAAAGAAGTTTCAtatatcaaattcatatcaacaaaTGAATTAGCTTCTGCATCAATAGACAGTGCATTGCGATTGTTGGATGTGAAGGAAAATTGCCATGTGCGTACATTCAAGGGACATACTAATAAGCATAATTTTGTCAGTCTTACAGTCAACGGTGAATACATAGCTTGTCGCAGCGAAACGAATGAGGTGTTTGTATACCACAAAGCTATTTCAAAGGCTGCTGCTTGTTACAATTTTGACGGTCTGGATCTAGATAACAGTGATCATAAAGCATCACATTTTATAAGTGTCATTACTTGGAAGAGTAGGAACCCTACAATGTCAGCTGCAAATGACCAAAAGCGCCATGAAAAGTCTCAGAAAACTTTCAGAAAGTGCATTTCTGGACAAAGGCATTTATCCCACATTCCCTGTGGAGGAGAACTTTTTGATATTTAA